Below is a window of Halomonas sp. Bachu 37 DNA.
CGAAGCCCTGGATAGCCTGTTTGCAGGCGAGCCACACGCCACCCAGCAGGAGGCCACGGCATGAGCCGCCAGCACGACACCCACACCTTCGACATGTTCGGCGATTCGCCCACCGCCAGCGCCCACCCGGCACTCAGCAGCACCCCGGAACTGCTGGCCCTATGCGAACGCTGGGTCGCACGGGGCTGGCTGCGGGACCTGGACCGCGCCCTGGTGCGTTTTCTCTCGTTTGAGGCGCCGGACGCCCCCGCACTGCTACTGCTGGCGGCAGCGCTTGCCAGCCATCAGCTAGGCCGGGGCCACGTATGCCTGGACTTGAACGCCACGCTGAACGCGCCGGATTTCGCCCTTTCGCTACCGCCGGAAGGCGACGACCTGAACGACCCGCCCCCGCTGCCCAGTGAGGTGCTGGCGACATTGACCCTTTCCGAGTGGCAAGCCGCCCTGCACCACCCCGTGCTCACCAGCGAAGGCCCCGGCAACACGCCACTGGTGGTAGTGAATACTCACTCAGGCTCAGGCACATCGAGCACGCGGCTCTACCTGCGCCGCTACTGGCAGTACGAGCAAAGCCTGCATCAGCAAATCGCCAGCCGCCTGGAAGCCGCGGTTGACGACAGCCATCAGGAACTCCTCCCCCAGGCCCTGAATATTCTGTTTGATAGCAGCGCCACCCTGGACTGGCAGAAAACCGCCTGCGCCCTGGCCGCCCGCAGCCGCTTCGGCATCATCACCGGCGGCCCCGGCACCGGCAAAACCACCACCGTGGTGCGCCTGCTCGCGCTGCTGCAAACCCTGCAACTGGCGCAAAATCCCGACCAACCACTGCGCATTCGCCTGGCCGCCCCCACCGGCAAGGCCGCCGCCCGGCTGAATGAATCCATCGCCGGACAGGTGGATAGTTTGCCCTTAGCAAGACTAGAAGCCCTCTTAACGAATCGCGTCACGAGCGAAGATGAGACAAGGCGAAGCGCGACGAAAACGCGGAGTTTACATCCTGTAAATGAGCAGTTTGAGGAGTGCTTCAACACAGTATCATCGAGCGCAATAGCGATTCCCACCGAAGTGACAACGCTTCACAGACTGCTTGGCGCCCGTCCTGACACCCGCCACTTCCGCCACAGCGCCGCCAACCCGCTGGCGCTGGATGTGCTGGTGATCGACGAAGCCTCGATGGTGGATATTGAAATGATGGCCGCCACCCTCAGCGCCCTGCCCGCCCACGCCCAGTGCATTCTGCTGGGGGATAAAGACCAGCTCGCCTCGGTAGAGGCAGGGTCGGTACTCGGCGACCTATGCCGCCGCGCCGACGCCGCCCACTACACCCCGGCCACCGCCGAATGGCTGGCCCAAGCTACCGGCCAACCGCTGCCAGCCGAGTTCATCGACCCCGCAGGCCAACCGCTCGACCAAGCCATTACCATGCTGCGGGTTAGCCACCGCTTCAATGAACACAGCGGCATCGGCCAGCTGGCGAAAGCCATTAACCAGCCGGGCTATGCGCAAACTGAACGGGAAAAACAGCAGGCGGTAAGCGCCGTGCTGCGCCACGGCTACCCGGATGTGCACCATTTGGTAATGAGTGACGACACCGCGCTGGATAAGCTGGTGATTCACGGCAGCCCCAGCGGCTTTTCGGGCAACGGCGAAGGCCGCACCGACCACCAAGGCCAGCCTATCGCTCCGCCCACCGGCTACCGCCACTATTTAAACGTGCTGCACGCACAGCGCCCACGGGGGGAGTCGTTCGAGGAGAACCCAGCCGCCTACAACGCCTGGGCCAGCGAGGTGCTCAGCGCCTACAGCCACTTCCAACTGCTGTGCGCGCTGCGCAAAGGCCCCTGGGGCGTAGAAGGGTTAAACCAGCGCATTGCCAGCACATTGCGTCGCGAAAAGTTGCTGTTCGGCAGTGACTACACGCTGGAGAAAGGCTGGTACGAAGGCCGCCCGGTACTGGTGACCCAAAACGACTACGGCCTGAAACTAATGAACGGCGATATCGGCATTACCCTAGCCGTGCCCGACCCGCGCAACCCGCAGCAGAAGCTATTAAGAGTCGCGTTCCCCAGTAGCGACACCGAAAAGCCCATCCGCTGGGTGCTGCCTTCCCGCCTGCACGCGGTGGAAACCGTGTTTGCGATGACGGTCCACAAATCCCAAGGCTCGGAGTTCTTGCACACCGCCCTACTGCTACCGCCCACGCTAAACCCCATCCTGACCCGCGAGCTGGTCTACACCGGCATCACCCGCGCCCGCGAATGGCTCACGGTGGTGGAAGCCAAACGCGGGGTGTTGAATGAGGCGGTGGTGAGGGAGGTTGTTAGGGTTAGTGGGGTTGGGGGTTAAGTTCATTCGTTCTAGTGGTGCCAGCTCTCGGCCAGAAACTTCCTGTTAGTCGTCTCTGATATAACGCCCGCAACAACGGAAAATTGAAAGCACAAGCGAGCATTTTTCCGACTGCTTGCGCTGGTTATACGTTAGCTGCATCAACTACTCTATGTATGAGATAGTACGTTCAGGTCAAGTTACTCTGATCCACGGCTCTAATAATCACATTAATTCCGAACAGATGTAAGACCTCGCCGACTTGAAATCAAGGCAACATCCTTATTTTTTGGTATTCGTTGCAGACGCTGAATAACTTTCTGCTGAGTCTCCGGCGTCCAAAAAATTTTCAAATTCTTCCTGGCCCTTGTTATTGCAGTATAAAAAATACTATGAGAGATATCATCTTCATTAGCGTCTGTTATGACTACTTTAAC
It encodes the following:
- the recD gene encoding exodeoxyribonuclease V subunit alpha codes for the protein MSRQHDTHTFDMFGDSPTASAHPALSSTPELLALCERWVARGWLRDLDRALVRFLSFEAPDAPALLLLAAALASHQLGRGHVCLDLNATLNAPDFALSLPPEGDDLNDPPPLPSEVLATLTLSEWQAALHHPVLTSEGPGNTPLVVVNTHSGSGTSSTRLYLRRYWQYEQSLHQQIASRLEAAVDDSHQELLPQALNILFDSSATLDWQKTACALAARSRFGIITGGPGTGKTTTVVRLLALLQTLQLAQNPDQPLRIRLAAPTGKAAARLNESIAGQVDSLPLARLEALLTNRVTSEDETRRSATKTRSLHPVNEQFEECFNTVSSSAIAIPTEVTTLHRLLGARPDTRHFRHSAANPLALDVLVIDEASMVDIEMMAATLSALPAHAQCILLGDKDQLASVEAGSVLGDLCRRADAAHYTPATAEWLAQATGQPLPAEFIDPAGQPLDQAITMLRVSHRFNEHSGIGQLAKAINQPGYAQTEREKQQAVSAVLRHGYPDVHHLVMSDDTALDKLVIHGSPSGFSGNGEGRTDHQGQPIAPPTGYRHYLNVLHAQRPRGESFEENPAAYNAWASEVLSAYSHFQLLCALRKGPWGVEGLNQRIASTLRREKLLFGSDYTLEKGWYEGRPVLVTQNDYGLKLMNGDIGITLAVPDPRNPQQKLLRVAFPSSDTEKPIRWVLPSRLHAVETVFAMTVHKSQGSEFLHTALLLPPTLNPILTRELVYTGITRAREWLTVVEAKRGVLNEAVVREVVRVSGVGG
- a CDS encoding ATP-binding domain-containing protein — its product is MGNSTVRFQVFEVKNSDDDDDSLNITIPFQVAYAVSIHKAQGLEYDSVKVVITDANEDDISHSIFYTAITRARKNLKIFWTPETQQKVIQRLQRIPKNKDVALISSRRGLTSVRN